Proteins encoded together in one Amblyomma americanum isolate KBUSLIRL-KWMA chromosome 1, ASM5285725v1, whole genome shotgun sequence window:
- the LOC144095123 gene encoding uncharacterized protein LOC144095123 produces the protein MAAVAAVSQPRNLWSERETWVLIDLWEERLDDLSRQKRNSVVYCEIAEALRAAGFGRSTAEVRHKIRNLTRTYRNYTRTGQATGSGAGDWSHLQRIHSFFGSSLPLSVASLAQKPGCSDGTAVEHCTDKMGRCPNSTDSSHATAQSSCDGVEASEETGSRPRSSEGALAGSASETAEDGPLPHLPSPQLQRTTRKRKRTAPMSEFEQALLTEHRLLRKSFEVAYARLLDITERQLKLQERLADAITESFKSP, from the exons ATGGCGGCTGTCGCAGCTGTGTCGCAGCCACGGAATTTGTGGTCAGAGAGAGAGACATGGGTACTGATTGACCTCTGGGAAGAGCGACTTGATGATCTGAGCCGTCAGAAACGCAACTCCGTGGTATACTGCGAGATCGCCGAAGCGCTGCGCGCCGCTGGATTTGGGCGATCTACTGCGGAGGTTCGCCACAAAATACGCAACCTGACTCGGACGTACCG GAACTACACGAGGACAGGCCAGGCAACTGGCTCGGGAGCTGGCGACTGGTCACATTTACAGAGGATTCATTCCTTCTTTGGGTCGTCGCTGCCCCTCAGTGTTGCTTCCCTTGCTCAGAAACCGGGCTGCAGTGACGGGACCGCAGTGGAGCAT TGCACAGATAAGATGGGGCGTTGCCCCAACAGCACTGACAGTAGTCATGCAACCGCACAGTCTTCTTGTGATGGCGTCGAGGCCTCCGAAGAGACAGGAAGCAGGCCGAGGAGTTCTGAAGGGGCACTCGCCGGAAGTGCTTCAGAAACGGCTGAAGACGGGCCGCTACCACACCTACCATCCCCTCAGCTTCAGCGGACTACGCGCAAGAGGAAGCGCACTGCACCCATGTCAGAGTTCGAGCAAGCTCTACTTACGGAGCATAGGCTTCTGCGCAAGAGCTTTGAGGTAGCTTATGCTAGGCTACTCGATATCACCGAGCGGCAGTTAAAGCTACAGGAAAGGTTGGCTGATGCAATCACGGAATCCTTCAAGTCGCCATAA